One window of the Candidatus Methylomirabilota bacterium genome contains the following:
- a CDS encoding ABC transporter substrate-binding protein, which produces MTAGRVRPLDLVKASVSQVLAAAQTRPAGTRESGQRRAEIRRVADGLFDFKEMARLSLSRHWSAQSPREQEEFVGLFTELLERSFLSTIENYAGERITFLGESIDGAYAQVRSRITTDRRFEISIDYRLIERPDRWEVYDVVLDGVSLVSNYRSQFNSIIRTSSFADLLSRMRNKQIEAHVIPRVGRGS; this is translated from the coding sequence ATGACCGCGGGTCGCGTCCGACCCCTGGACCTCGTGAAGGCATCCGTCTCGCAGGTGCTGGCGGCCGCTCAAACGCGGCCGGCCGGCACCCGCGAGAGCGGGCAGCGCCGAGCCGAGATTCGCCGGGTGGCGGACGGGCTGTTCGACTTCAAGGAGATGGCGCGGCTGAGCTTGTCCCGGCACTGGAGCGCCCAGTCGCCGCGCGAGCAGGAGGAGTTCGTCGGGCTGTTTACCGAGCTGCTCGAGAGATCCTTTCTCTCGACGATCGAGAACTACGCAGGGGAGCGGATCACCTTCCTGGGCGAGTCGATCGACGGCGCGTACGCGCAAGTGCGGTCCCGGATCACGACCGACCGGCGGTTCGAGATCTCGATCGACTACCGGCTCATCGAGAGGCCGGATCGGTGGGAGGTGTACGACGTGGTGCTCGACGGCGTGAGCCTCGTGTCGAACTACCGGAGTCAGTTCAACTCGATCATCCGGACGTCGTCCTTCGCGGATCTGCTGTCCAGGATGCGGAACAAGCAGATCGAGGCGCACGTGATTCCGCGCGTAGGGCGTGGATCGTGA
- a CDS encoding OmpA family protein — MIMRNGLTYAALALFTVGCTGPAGIAGPQGSTGATGSQGYTGMTGSQGQAGLTGAQGQPGMTGAQGQVGVTGAQGQPGMASATNSAPAGMRWTSLKDIMFDYNRPEIRSTEMSKIADIAAYTSQNPSVRVGIDGSTDLLRGTNQYNAALSQQRVANVREALVRAGVSPDRIETGGFGAERAKCIDASEMCSQRDGRVEVMVRPAS; from the coding sequence ATGATCATGAGAAACGGATTGACGTATGCAGCTCTCGCGCTGTTTACCGTCGGTTGCACCGGCCCCGCCGGCATCGCAGGTCCTCAGGGCTCCACCGGCGCGACCGGGTCCCAGGGTTATACCGGCATGACGGGTTCTCAAGGCCAGGCCGGCCTGACCGGTGCACAGGGCCAGCCCGGTATGACGGGTGCACAGGGCCAGGTCGGAGTGACCGGCGCGCAGGGCCAGCCGGGCATGGCGAGTGCGACGAATTCGGCGCCGGCCGGTATGCGCTGGACCTCGTTGAAGGACATCATGTTCGACTACAACCGGCCGGAGATCCGGTCGACCGAGATGAGCAAGATCGCCGACATCGCGGCCTACACGAGCCAGAATCCATCCGTCCGGGTCGGCATCGACGGCTCGACGGATCTTCTGCGCGGAACGAATCAGTACAACGCCGCCCTGAGCCAGCAGCGGGTCGCCAATGTTCGCGAGGCACTGGTCCGGGCCGGGGTCTCGCCTGATCGGATCGAGACGGGCGGGTTCGGCGCGGAGCGGGCCAAGTGCATTGACGCCAGCGAGATGTGCAGCCAGCGCGACGGCCGTGTCGAGGTAATGGTTCGTCCGGCCAGCTAA
- a CDS encoding OmpA family protein gives MENVSFKRGSSDLQQKCKDKLANFAVWMQNNPQAQVSLDGHPSEADDRSQALATKRVAAVRAELIRLGVSPSRITVGTHGKQAPVCSQSTDTCLELNRRVEILAVRS, from the coding sequence ATGGAGAACGTGAGCTTCAAGCGCGGCAGCTCGGATCTCCAGCAGAAGTGCAAGGACAAGCTCGCGAACTTCGCCGTATGGATGCAGAACAACCCGCAAGCTCAGGTGAGTCTCGATGGCCATCCGAGCGAAGCGGACGACCGCAGCCAGGCGCTGGCCACGAAGCGTGTCGCCGCGGTCAGGGCCGAGCTCATCAGGCTCGGGGTCTCGCCCAGTCGTATCACGGTGGGCACCCACGGGAAGCAGGCGCCGGTGTGTAGCCAGAGCACGGACACCTGTCTGGAGCTGAATCGACGGGTCGAGATCCTCGCGGTCAGGTCCTGA
- a CDS encoding OmpA family protein: MTFADFLFDFDQSVIRTSETSKVDKLGQYMKDNPNVEIGIDGYADPRGTTQYNQPLSQRRVDAIKAALVSAGVPSARIQTGAFGETRLKCSEATEACWQRDRRVEVLVRPGQ, encoded by the coding sequence GTGACGTTCGCTGACTTTCTCTTCGATTTCGACCAGAGCGTGATCCGGACCTCGGAGACCAGCAAGGTCGACAAGCTCGGCCAGTACATGAAGGACAACCCCAACGTCGAGATCGGCATCGACGGCTACGCGGACCCACGCGGCACCACCCAGTACAACCAACCGCTCAGCCAGCGGCGCGTGGACGCGATCAAGGCCGCGCTGGTGAGCGCGGGCGTGCCATCGGCCAGGATCCAGACCGGCGCATTCGGCGAGACGCGGCTGAAGTGCTCCGAGGCCACCGAGGCGTGCTGGCAGCGGGACCGGCGGGTCGAAGTACTCGTGCGGCCGGGTCAGTAA